In Hymenobacter sublimis, a single genomic region encodes these proteins:
- a CDS encoding bifunctional helix-turn-helix transcriptional regulator/GNAT family N-acetyltransferase, whose translation MDFFEQVGPAALGSRLRRLSEQMIGQAAEVYSLYHVPVEPRWFPVLYAVATQPERHVGEIAELIGQTHAAVSQVVKELVKQDLVRVQRGEADLRRSVVSLTEKGAALWPTLQQQTADVRQATEALLHETRHNLWLAIGEMEYALSRQSLASRVKAIRDQRVAAEVQIIDYAPQYQPDFKQLNAEWIERYFRLEAADLKALDHPDEYIIQRGGHILLAAYGGQMVGTCALIPMDDTTYELAKMAVSPAAQGLGIGWRLGEAAIAKARSLGAQRLYLESNTKLGPALSLYHKLGFRKTVSGPPSPYERCNIQMELPLFP comes from the coding sequence ATGGATTTCTTTGAGCAGGTAGGACCCGCTGCCCTGGGCAGTCGGCTCCGGCGCCTTAGTGAGCAGATGATTGGGCAAGCTGCTGAGGTGTATTCCTTGTATCACGTGCCAGTGGAGCCGCGTTGGTTTCCGGTATTGTATGCGGTAGCAACCCAACCGGAGCGGCACGTGGGTGAAATAGCGGAACTGATTGGGCAAACGCACGCGGCTGTCAGCCAGGTGGTTAAAGAGCTGGTTAAGCAGGATCTGGTTAGGGTGCAGCGCGGTGAGGCGGACTTGCGCCGTAGCGTGGTTAGCCTCACGGAGAAGGGAGCAGCCTTGTGGCCCACGTTGCAGCAACAAACAGCCGATGTACGCCAGGCCACGGAGGCGCTACTGCACGAAACCCGGCACAACCTGTGGCTGGCCATTGGGGAAATGGAGTACGCGTTGTCGCGCCAGAGTTTGGCTAGTCGGGTAAAAGCTATTCGCGACCAGCGTGTGGCCGCTGAAGTGCAGATTATAGACTATGCGCCGCAATATCAACCCGATTTCAAGCAGCTGAACGCGGAGTGGATTGAGCGGTATTTCCGTCTCGAAGCAGCCGACCTCAAAGCCCTCGACCACCCTGATGAGTACATTATTCAGCGCGGCGGCCACATTCTGCTGGCCGCCTACGGAGGGCAAATGGTGGGTACTTGCGCTCTGATTCCCATGGACGACACCACCTATGAACTGGCGAAAATGGCCGTGTCGCCCGCGGCGCAGGGGCTGGGCATTGGGTGGCGGCTGGGCGAGGCGGCCATTGCCAAGGCCCGCAGCCTGGGAGCTCAGCGTCTGTATTTGGAAAGTAATACCAAGCTGGGTCCGGCCCTGAGCCTGTACCACAAGCTGGGTTTTCGCAAAACGGTTTCCGGCCCGCCTTCGCCCTATGAGCGGTGCAATATTCAAATGGAACTGCCCCTGTTTCCTTAA